The sequence below is a genomic window from Sphingobacterium sp. ML3W.
TTGGTAGAATATTGCCTGATGAATTACCTACTACTGGGGGAGCTAAGTTTGAGTCTAAAATGTTTTATAAGCAGGATATGACGTTTACCAAAATTCGGTATAATGCCAAAAGTGGTGTTGGAGGTAAAGCGTGGTTCAGTATTGCTGAGCTCGAATGGTATAAAACATGGGTAGTAGTAGTGGACCCTGAGCGTAATTAATGAAATTTTAAGTTGGAATTAGCATTTAAATATGCGCCAAGTAGTTTTAAATAACGATAAATAAAAATTTACTGAAATGAACTTGAAATCATATATAATACTTATAGCACTGTCAATCTTCTTTGTGCAATGTAAAAATAATCCTTTTGAAATTGATGAGCCTATCCCTGTTAAATATGAGCCTGGGATACCTGATGAGATTGAGGGCGATAGTCTGATAAAAATTGTAAGTGGAACGGCATCATCTTTTCAACAAGGTGAGGGAATTGAACTATCTTTTGACGGTGATTTAAAAACGATATACCATTCCCCTTGGAGTGGTAGCAAACTTCCGATTACATTGGAATTTAACTTTGGTGAACCTCAAGATATAGATTATTTGGTCTATAAACCAAGAACAAATAGTAACAATGGCCTCATAGGAGAGTTTGAATTGTGGTATTTGGCGGATGGAAGTTCGGAATATACCAAAGTTGGGGATTACGATTTTCAACAACAGGCAAGGGTTGCAACCATTACTTTCTCTGATGTGATAAAAGATGTACAATCTTTTAAATTTGTTGTAAAGACCGGGTATAATAATTTTGTTAGCTGTGCTGAAATGGAATTCTATCAAAAAGGAGCAGGAATTGAAGGGTTATCTGAAATCTTTGCTGATGAAACTTGTTCTGAATTGAAAGCTGGCGTTGGTCAATTGCAAATCAATGCAATGAAAAACTCATTCTTTAAGGCAATTGCACAGAGTTTGCATCATAAAAATTACCCCGGTGAATTTAGGATCCAAGAGTATCAAGCTTATCCTAGTGTACAAAGTACTGCTAAATCTTTGAAAATAGGACAATATAACCCATTTGAAAACCCAACAGGTATCTATTTTTCTGCTGGATCTGAAGTCGTAATTCTTGTAGGAGATACAAAAGGAGAAGAAGTTTCACTTAAGGTACACGATTTCGATAGCCATGCTGATGGATCCTACAACTTAAAAATGGGTTTAAATAAAGTTAAGATTACCAATGATGGTCTTGGTTATATCTCTTTTTATACGGACAATTATAAAACAGCATTACCTGTTAAAATTCATATTCCAAGTGCAGAAGTGAATGGATATTTTGATAAATCAAAACATAACCGTGAGGATTGGACTAAATTATTAAATGCATCTGTTGCGGGTTTTTTTGATATTAAAGGAGAGTATGTAAATTTAGCTTATTCAACTCCTGAGCTTAAACTTTATTGTGATGATGGCCTTGCTTTGATTAATTTTTATGACGAGGTTGTTAAGATGGAATTCGACATCATGGGGCTTACTAAATATAATAAGATTCCAAAGAATCATATGTTTGGACGTACTGTTGAATCGGGTCTTTTTGCAGATGGATGGGGAGCGGCTTTTGCTAGAAATACAATGAAAGAATTGGCAAATCCTGAGGTTTTAAAAACGAAAGGAATTTGGGCGATAGCACATGAGTTTGGACATGTTAATCAAATAAGACCTGGATTGAAATGGGTAGGTACTACCGAAGTGACCAACAATATTTATTCCGTAATGTTGAGATACCATTTTACTCCAAATAACCTGAACTTAGAGCAAGAACGCGTAAATGATGGTGATAATAATCATGTTTTAGGAGGACGCTTTAATTCGTTCCTAAATTACGGAGTGGTTAAAGGAGAGCAGTGGCAATGTCAAAAAGGTCAAGATAAGATGACAGGCTATGAAAATGGTGGTGATCCTTTTGTCAAACTAAGCCCAATATGGCAGTTATTATTGTATTATGATATTGCTGAAGGAACTTCATGGCGTAAACAGGGCTGGTACGCAGATGTTGCTGAAATTGTTCGGAATTCCAATGAATCAAATTTGAGCAACGGTCAATTACAGCTTAATTTTATGAAAAATGTCTGTGATATTGTACAAGAAGATTTGACTGACTTCTTTGTGAAAGTTGGAATGTTGAAGCCTATTGATAAGCTTATAGAAGATTATACAAAGGCACAGCTTACAATAACGCAAGCAGATTGTGATCAATTGATTCAATATGCTAAAAAGTATAATAAACCTAAGAGTCCAGTGGTATATTATCTTACTGCTAATAGTTTGGATGCATATCAAAAGCAATTGTCTGTTATTGGGAACTTTAACCAAGGAGTGACTATGCAGATGGATAAAGGTTATGGTTATATTGATCATAATGTTTGGAAAAATGTTGCTGTATTTGAAACATATAAAGGCGATGAGTTGGTGAAAGTAGCAATGGTTGGCACTGATTCACCTGATAAAAGTAGCACATTAGTACGGTACCCTCAAGATGCAACTCGTATAGAAGCCGTGGCTTGGAACGGCGATAGAACACTAGTATATGGAAATAGATAATCATGACAATGTGTGATACGCTGTCAAATGGTTTAACAATAAAATTTCAATTTTTTTTTATTTAAATCAAAACTAGTAGTAAGTACCTTAGAAATTTTCAAGGTGCTTACTAATAGTTCTTTTAGTGCAATATTACTTAATCAATACTGTTTATTGAATCTTGGAATATGAATATTATTCTTAATCGTAATGTATTAATATGAATCAGCTTACTGAAACAAGAATGAATTGGCTAGGATTCACAAGGAATCTAGTAACCATGTTGAAATGGTCTGTGAGCGTATTTGAATCCCCAAGGTATTGCCTATTAAAAAAGGTCAAATTGAACAGGAGCTTTACTCAAAACTCCAGATATAAATAACCTAACAAATTAATTCACATTAAATATTTTTTAATGTGAATCTATATATGCAGTATCTAATAATAACATAAATATGAAAAGAAACTTTTTAATGGCAATAGGCTGCAGTATGCTCTTATTTGCATCGCCAATTTTTGCCCAAAAGAAATCACAGAATACGTTTACCCCATTATTTGATGGGAAAACCTTTGAAGGCTGGCGCGTATTGGGAGGAAATGCGAAGTACAGTATAGAAGATGGTGTCATCGTAGGAGAAATGACCAAAGGTACACCCAATTCCTTTTTAGCAACAGATAAAGAGTACGGTGATTTTATCTTGGAACTTGAGTTCAAAATTGAAGGAACAGAAACCAATTCAGGAGTTCAGATCCGAAGTCATATCAATCCACAAGGGAATAAGGGGCGTGGCCGTGTATTCGGAAAACAGGTAGAAATCGATCCAAGTGAAAGGGCTTGGTGCGGTGGACTATATGAAGAAGGTACAGATAGAAGTTGGATCTATCCGTTGGGTTTATATGAACCTGCTCAAAAAGCATTTAAAGCGGATCAATTTAATAAACTTAGGATAGAGGCTATTGGTGATGAGGTGCATGTATGGATGAACGATCAGCCAACGGCTGCTGTTATCGACACCATTGATAGAAAAGGGATCATTGCACTGCAAGTGCATAGCATACCAGAGCGCTTAAATGGTAAAAAAGTTTATTTTAAAAACATAAATATCAAGACAGAAGCACTCTCTTTTACCAAACTTCCGAAGGATATGTTCATTGTCAACCTCAAGAAAAATAATCTTTCACCTGATGAGAAAAAATCTGGTGTGAAGTTGTTGTTCAATGGCGTGAACAACAATGGCTGGCGCAGTATCGATGCTGCACATTTTCCTAAAAAAGGGTGGCAAGTGAAAGATGGTGAAATCATGGTTTTAAAATCGGATGGTGGCGAAGCAACCAACGGCAGAGACATCATCACCGAAAAACAGTACCGCGCATTTGATCTTTCTTTTGAATTTCAATTGACTCCTGGAGCGAATAGTGGTGTGAAATATTTTGTCACTCTAAAAGAGCAAACGAAAGGATCGGCTATTGGCTTAGAATATCAAATTTTAGATAATGAAAAACATCCGGATGCTAAAATGGGTAAAGACGGCAATCGTACTATGGCTTCATTATATGATTTGATTACATCGAGTCGCGATGGAAGAGCGCCAAGAGAAATTGGCGAATGGAATAGAGGGCGTATCGTTGTTACGCCAGATAATCAAGTCACGCATTATTTGAACGGAATTAAAATGCTTACCTATAAACGTGGTTCAGCAGATTTCAAGAAAATTGTTTCAGGTAGTAAATATAAAGATTGGCCTAATTTCGGCGAAGCTGAAAAAGGGCATATTCTACTACAGGATCATGGTGATGCAGTTCGTTTTAGAAGTATTAAAATCAAGGAGCTGAAATAATGACACAGATATCAAGAAGAAATTTTCTGCGTAATACAGCATTAGCAGGCGGTGGTCTGCTGATGGCCGATAGCGTATTGGCAAATGCGAAACTGGCCAAGCCAAATGAACGTGTAAATCTGGCGTGTATAGGTATTGGTAACCGTGGCGCAGATATTATCAAAGATCTGTATCAGACAGGACTATGTAATGTGGTTGCATTATGTGATGTAGATCTAGAAGCGCCGCACACTGTCGAGATCTTAAAGATGTTTCCTAATGTTCCCCGGTTTAAGGATTTTAGGCAAATGTTCGATAAAATGAGCAATCAGATTGAGGCAGTATCAATTGGGACACCTGATTTTTCCCATTTCGCACCGACAATGATGGCTATCGATCTGGGGATACATGTGTATGTTGAAAAGCCAATGGCGAGTACCTTTTGGGAAGTGGAGCTCATGACTCAAAAAGCAAAGAAATTCAATAAAGTAGTTACCCAAATGGGTAACCAAGGGCACTCAGAAGCAAATTATTTCCAATTTAAAACATGGAAAGAAGCGGGGATCATTAAAGATGTGACCCGTATCGATGCGCATATGAACTTTGCTAGACGTTGGCATACTTGGGATGCTAATATTACAGGATTTCCATATCCAGAACGCATTCCAGCCACCTTAGATTGGGATATATGGCAGATGCAAACCTTAGGGCATGATTACAACAAAGATTTTGTGAACGGACAATGGCGTTGTTGGTTCGATTTCGGAATGGGAGCATTAGGTGATTGGGGTGCACATA
It includes:
- a CDS encoding M60 family metallopeptidase → MNLKSYIILIALSIFFVQCKNNPFEIDEPIPVKYEPGIPDEIEGDSLIKIVSGTASSFQQGEGIELSFDGDLKTIYHSPWSGSKLPITLEFNFGEPQDIDYLVYKPRTNSNNGLIGEFELWYLADGSSEYTKVGDYDFQQQARVATITFSDVIKDVQSFKFVVKTGYNNFVSCAEMEFYQKGAGIEGLSEIFADETCSELKAGVGQLQINAMKNSFFKAIAQSLHHKNYPGEFRIQEYQAYPSVQSTAKSLKIGQYNPFENPTGIYFSAGSEVVILVGDTKGEEVSLKVHDFDSHADGSYNLKMGLNKVKITNDGLGYISFYTDNYKTALPVKIHIPSAEVNGYFDKSKHNREDWTKLLNASVAGFFDIKGEYVNLAYSTPELKLYCDDGLALINFYDEVVKMEFDIMGLTKYNKIPKNHMFGRTVESGLFADGWGAAFARNTMKELANPEVLKTKGIWAIAHEFGHVNQIRPGLKWVGTTEVTNNIYSVMLRYHFTPNNLNLEQERVNDGDNNHVLGGRFNSFLNYGVVKGEQWQCQKGQDKMTGYENGGDPFVKLSPIWQLLLYYDIAEGTSWRKQGWYADVAEIVRNSNESNLSNGQLQLNFMKNVCDIVQEDLTDFFVKVGMLKPIDKLIEDYTKAQLTITQADCDQLIQYAKKYNKPKSPVVYYLTANSLDAYQKQLSVIGNFNQGVTMQMDKGYGYIDHNVWKNVAVFETYKGDELVKVAMVGTDSPDKSSTLVRYPQDATRIEAVAWNGDRTLVYGNR
- a CDS encoding DUF1080 domain-containing protein codes for the protein MKRNFLMAIGCSMLLFASPIFAQKKSQNTFTPLFDGKTFEGWRVLGGNAKYSIEDGVIVGEMTKGTPNSFLATDKEYGDFILELEFKIEGTETNSGVQIRSHINPQGNKGRGRVFGKQVEIDPSERAWCGGLYEEGTDRSWIYPLGLYEPAQKAFKADQFNKLRIEAIGDEVHVWMNDQPTAAVIDTIDRKGIIALQVHSIPERLNGKKVYFKNINIKTEALSFTKLPKDMFIVNLKKNNLSPDEKKSGVKLLFNGVNNNGWRSIDAAHFPKKGWQVKDGEIMVLKSDGGEATNGRDIITEKQYRAFDLSFEFQLTPGANSGVKYFVTLKEQTKGSAIGLEYQILDNEKHPDAKMGKDGNRTMASLYDLITSSRDGRAPREIGEWNRGRIVVTPDNQVTHYLNGIKMLTYKRGSADFKKIVSGSKYKDWPNFGEAEKGHILLQDHGDAVRFRSIKIKELK
- a CDS encoding Gfo/Idh/MocA family oxidoreductase, which codes for MTQISRRNFLRNTALAGGGLLMADSVLANAKLAKPNERVNLACIGIGNRGADIIKDLYQTGLCNVVALCDVDLEAPHTVEILKMFPNVPRFKDFRQMFDKMSNQIEAVSIGTPDFSHFAPTMMAIDLGIHVYVEKPMASTFWEVELMTQKAKKFNKVVTQMGNQGHSEANYFQFKTWKEAGIIKDVTRIDAHMNFARRWHTWDANITGFPYPERIPATLDWDIWQMQTLGHDYNKDFVNGQWRCWFDFGMGALGDWGAHILDTSHEFLQLGLPTRLEAVKLVEHNSYFFPKSSTLRFKFPKRGNMPAVDINWHDGLNNFPEIPAGYGVSGLDPNIPPPTTGKMESVQLNPGKIIYSKDLTFKGASHGSTLQIIPEERAKEMAKSLPEIPKSPSNHFANFLKACKGEEKARSRFEVAGELSQVFCLGVIAQRLNTSFDFDPIKKEIIKDRFANALLYGPPPAKGWEQFYKV